CGAGGCCACCGGCGAGGCCACCTTCGACGTCACGAACTCCTTCGACGGACGTCTGGTCGGCAAGGTCAGCGTGCCCACCGAGGCCCAGGTCGAGGAGGCCGTCGCCGCCGCGCACGCCGTCGTCGACGAGTTCGCCGCGACCCCGGCGCACGTCCGCGCCGCCGCCCTCGACCACGTGTCGAAGCGGCTCGCCGAGCGCACCGAGGAGATCGCCCTGGTGATCTCCGCCGAGAACGGCAAGCCCATCAAGTGGGCCCGCGGCGAGGTCGGCCGTGCCGTCTCCGTCTTCCGTTTCGCCGCCGAGGAGGCCCGCCGCTGGAACGCCGGCGAGGCCCAGCGCCTGGACACCGAGGCCGGTGGCGCGGGCCGCCTCGCGCTGACCCGCCGTATCCCCAAGGGTGTCGTCCTCGGCATCGCGCCGTTCAACTTCCCGCTGAACCTCAGCGCCCACAAGGTCGCCCCGGCCATCGCCGTCGGCGCCCCGATCATCCTCAAGCCGGCCCCGTCGACCCCGATCTCCTCCCTCATCCTGGGCGAGATCCTGGCCGAGACCGACCTGCCGGCCGGCTCCTGGTCGATCCTGACCGTGCCGAACGACCGCATGCCCGCCCTCGTCAAGGACGAGCGCCTCCCGGTCATCTCCTTCACCGGCTCCGACACGGTCGGCTACGCCATCCAGCAGTCGGTGCCCCACAAGCACTGCACCCTGGAGCTCGGCGGAAACGCCGCGGCCGTCGTCCTCCCCGACTGGTCCTCCGAGGAGGACCTGGACTGGGCGGCGAGCCGTATCGCCACCTTCTCCAACTACCAGGGCGGCCAGTCCTGCATCTCCGTCCAGCGCGTGATCGTCGACTCCTCCGTCCACGACCGCCTGCTGCCGAAGATCGTCGCCGCCGTCGAGGCCCAGGTCACCGGTGATCCGTCCGACTCCGCCACCGACGTCGGCCCGCTGGTCGACGAGGCCGCCGCGAAGCGCGTCGAGTCCTGGGTGGACGAGGCCGTCGCCGCCGGCGCCAAGCTCCTCGCGGGCGGCAAGCGCGAGGGCGCGACCTACGCCCCGACCGTGCTCACCGAGCTCCCGGCGGACGTCACGCTGGCCCGCGCCGAGGTCTTCGGCCCGGTCCTGACCATCACCCGGGTGGACGGCGAGGCCGAGGCCTTCGCCGCCGTCAACGACTCCGACTTCGGACTCCAGGCCGGTGTCTTCACCCACGACCTCCAGGCCGCCTTCCGCGCCCACCGCGCCCTCGAGGTCGGCGGCGTGATCGTGGGCGACGTCCCCTCGTACCGCGCCGACCAGATGCCGTACGGCGGTGCCAAGCGCTCCGGCGTCGGCCGTGAGGGCGTCAAGTACGCCATGGACGACTACACCTACGAGCGTGTCCTCGTCCTGACGGGCCTCGCCCTGTAAGGACGCGTACGCGCGCCGCGAGACCAGGCGGTCCGAACCCACTGTGCGGGGGTTCGGGCCGCCTTTCGCCGTCCGGGCGTGCCGCCGCCGGATCCCCCCGCCTGTCGGTACCTCCCGAAATCGGGTACGACGGACAGTGAGACCGAGGAGGTGTCCATGTCCGCCCCCACCCAGCGGCCCAAGGTCACCGCGCACGAGGCCCGGCAGACCGCCGAGGCCGCACGTGAGCGGGACTGGCACAAGCCCAGCTTCGCCAGGGAACTCTTCCTCGGCC
This sequence is a window from Streptomyces sp. NBC_00691. Protein-coding genes within it:
- a CDS encoding aldehyde dehydrogenase family protein, which gives rise to MTTTHAFWLAGREATGEATFDVTNSFDGRLVGKVSVPTEAQVEEAVAAAHAVVDEFAATPAHVRAAALDHVSKRLAERTEEIALVISAENGKPIKWARGEVGRAVSVFRFAAEEARRWNAGEAQRLDTEAGGAGRLALTRRIPKGVVLGIAPFNFPLNLSAHKVAPAIAVGAPIILKPAPSTPISSLILGEILAETDLPAGSWSILTVPNDRMPALVKDERLPVISFTGSDTVGYAIQQSVPHKHCTLELGGNAAAVVLPDWSSEEDLDWAASRIATFSNYQGGQSCISVQRVIVDSSVHDRLLPKIVAAVEAQVTGDPSDSATDVGPLVDEAAAKRVESWVDEAVAAGAKLLAGGKREGATYAPTVLTELPADVTLARAEVFGPVLTITRVDGEAEAFAAVNDSDFGLQAGVFTHDLQAAFRAHRALEVGGVIVGDVPSYRADQMPYGGAKRSGVGREGVKYAMDDYTYERVLVLTGLAL